A window from Drosophila kikkawai strain 14028-0561.14 chromosome 2L, DkikHiC1v2, whole genome shotgun sequence encodes these proteins:
- the Ziz gene encoding dedicator of cytokinesis protein 9 isoform X6, which produces MERKFTRGLNKLGSAVQMRENVSQLVRESAVLMNCTGRSQRSLSIANKPMVVEPIDFEAFIAKNKTVIQNDPQRELLIYPADDVSEIIMPRKQRTNAKSVADRFEPPNEAIVCPLHGPSIIGNGNGHSQVSRQGSIQSNGSLHNGTSNGNGHNSSSSNSSLSNSNGHGQLSRKSSQCSNGSSSHKDSSYESALSSITLRSHLAQPEEVDEYADDGHGEDMVDGQAIHGSRAECTRFTRQALYTYRAKNHLIHYKYNAYGGNCHDLPSISPAEELLEEVYEIDADQDRIDEQMTRSQADTITKQGYLLKGPDSASDRMFANIGNKSFKRRYCYLRQEIDGTYILELHKDEKQGEAKATIVMDFCTEVVQNPKRGRFCFELRMTAGHKSFTLAAENEQDFKDWLGKLSSVLAQNRAQEEKRNASLERQPSVNSNPGPQLQAPNVEPQTFGTLKGLDQSLHPQLMKYGRETDHSIALARREQRRRLFACYQSPAKSSGSDNVEQYREHFGTRLLLTCHNLRFRLQCIPQEEGASASEQQVEPYITSLALYDAKANRKLSENFYFNVNEPWAAQLLPNTPVPSSVAGCGVPRKSADGDERSTGSQAPHSLFDGVSAELLRSNRQQFQQLKQCLLSVTSPHADIYLVVRVEKLLQCGIAQAAEPYLKAGKDPKLGQKVYKAAKSCAQHIGHYRQPFAWAARPLFKQYSHELDVDPHKEFEFSPIYRQELPKLKDEELLKLLVDYRKPEKLSKLTIIPGSLKMQMQFLDQSTPQCGLSKSLAPLSTFSPNSKHSPTIEVAEFQSQSEREAHPYTSFCNHLYVYPLSLQFDSQKLFSRARNITVVVELRDSDGEYSKPLKCIYGRPGQDLLVSQIACPVLHHNVTPTWYEEIKLRLPLGLFPEHHLLFSFYHVSCNLSKKRDANAAFETPIGYAWLPLLQKNRICLEEQQLPVAATLPVGYLSIQPLGWGKGNCGPDIQWIDNQRNLYTVGLRLDSTVLTADQHLHNFFGHCERLLEGGKTGAVPAETETCKILKAAHAIDMRSLINYLPTVLNELFTLLVHTQSEEIGLNVIRLITNIIHLISDQAKRPDLLGAYVKYVFHAPYYSQQTARQRTVHGELCRHLPFLLNPSNPDFLIVNKFMRYSAIFFDLIVKSMAQHLLATGRIRMLRNERFPKEYADRVEQLIKVLMPYITTRYEDLGEETHLLNRSLARFVRQCLSYMDRGFVYRLIRCYMGEFAPGNARILHEYKFNFLQEICQHEHYVPLNLPFVLNPKNRPPEMMQHFTLSEQFCRQHFLSGLLLQELKSSLNEVGHVRRHALGIFKDLLAKHELDNRYQQRGQLSRIALLYVPWLGVVMDNIHRIDDMSESGACTPNGHVYADSASYTKRLSCSSSYVFSKDSSTFGSLTSTPRSKNRLTLHCDQPSPYRTSVHMKEHNYLAAIAGQPISNGISNLSLNSNTDSGHSQDTTTIGAYTNGDADVALRNGHNRSVSVTHAQILSRCDKFSSAESKDLLLGFLFIIKHLSQDQMVAWWQNCNESETLQFLSILDLCLLQFRYVGKKSVVLTPTDSRSGRSAKAHTLPARTQPPTGLENGNSQEQQQPNSGTLNQTREHLLEDMDSLARSQLALYESNLATEVGMIILDCLGMYVLQFRQLLADSTILPKLARVYLRFLQLGQSERLSKHVFAALRAFINNYAVALFKGNAMLCGQMVYELLKACDSRLVEIRHESCAVLYLLMRSNFEFSGRKALTRVHLQVIISVSQMIGNVIGLNNARFQESLSIINSYANSDKAMKGTGFPMEVKDLTRRVRTVLMATAQMQAHHMDPERLLELQYSLANSYASTPELRHTWLVTMARNHEQNGNLSEAACCHLHIAALMCEYLRLRGGCSLSWSSTAFGKISRNIPLDEQGLKLDAGAQDSQYTEQMLLEQLKQCADFLDRAERFECLGELYKLILPMYERDRSFLELAHCYEHLTQAYNKIVEVNRSGKRMLGRFYRVVFYGMMYFEEDHAIEYVYKEPKLTSLSEISERLGKQYREKFGADVVKMIMDSSPVKVDELDAKLAYIQVTHVIPFFSKDELDQRLNEFEQNHDVDTFMYETPFTKSGAARGSVEEQWKRKTVIKTQYSFPYVLKRIPVKAREIIELSPIEVAIDEMQSKVSELEEIILPPADVKKLQLRLQGSVAVTVNAGPLAYAHAFLDAKVVNNFSVDRVSDLKDVFRDFIVVCQKALFLNERIISADQKEYHHVLKENYEKLCQALSELLDDESFQPLSDDADSINQRNSMALFNAISGASHNSSTA; this is translated from the exons ATGAACTGCACTGGCCGCTCTCAGCGCAGTCTCTCCATTgcg AACAAGCCCATGGTGGTGGAGCCGATCGACTTTGAAGCCTTTatagccaaaaataaaacagttaTCCAGAATGATCCCCAGAGGGAGCTGCTCATCTATCCCGCTGACGATGTCTCC GAGATCATCATGCCCCGCAAGCAACGCACCAATGCCAAATCCGTGGCCGATCGCTTCGAGCCCCCCAACGAGGCGATTGTTTGTCCCCTGCATGGCCCCTCAATAATTGGCAATGGAAATGGCCATAGCCAGGTGAGCCGGCAGGGTAGCATCCAGTCAAATGGTAGCCTCCACAATGGCACCTCCAATGGTAATGgacacaacagcagcagcagtaacagCAGTCTGTCCAACTCCAATGGCCATGGCCAACTATCAAGGAAGAGCTCACAATGCTCGAATGGTTCCTCCAGTCACAAGGACTCCTCCTATGAGTCGGCCTTGTCCTCAATCACACTCCGTTCCCATCTGGCCCAGCCGGAGGAGGTGGATGAGTATGCGGATGATGGACATGGTGAGGATATGGTGGATGGTCAGGCTATACACGGATCTAGAGCGGAGTGTACGCGCTTTACACGACAGGCTCTGTACACTTACAGGGCCAAGAATCATTTGattcattataaatataatgccTACGGTGGGAACTGTCATGATCTGCCAAG CATTTCCCCCGCCGAGGAACTTCTAGAGGAGGTTTATGAGATCGATGCCGATCAGGATCGCATTGATGAGCAGATGACTCGCTCTCAGGCGGACACCATCACCAAGCAGGGATACCTACTCAAAGGACCCGATTCGGCTTCGGATCGTATGTTTGCCAACATAGGCAACAAGTCCTTTAAGCGTCGCTATTGCTATTTGCGCCAGGAGATTGATGGCACCTATATCTTAGAGCTGCACAAGGACGAGAAGCAGGGCGAAGCCAAGGCCACCATAGTCATGGATTTTTGCACCGAGGTGGTGCAG AATCCCAAACGTGGCCGCTTCTGCTTTGAGCTCCGCATGACTGCTGGCCATAAATCCTTCACCCTGGCCGCCGAGAACGAGCAGGACTTTAAGGACTGGCTGGGCAAGCTTTCCTCGGTTTTGGCTCAAAATCGTGCCCAGGAAGAGAAGCGAAATGCCTCGCTGGAGCGCCAGCCCTCGGTTAATTCCAACCCTGGACCGCAGCTCCAAGCTCCAAACGTAGAACCTCAGACCTTTGGCACCCTCAAGGGCTTGGATCAATCGCTGCATCCGCAACTAATGAAATACGGCAGGGAAACTGATCACTCAATAGCCTTGGCCAGGAGAGAGCAGCGTCGCCGGCTGTTTGCCTGCTACCAGTCCCCAGCCAAGTCCAGTGGCAGTGACAATGTGGAGCAGTATCGAGAGCATTTTGGCACGCGTCTCCTGCTTACCTGCCACAATCTACGCTTTCGACTGCAGTGTATACCCCAGGAGGAGGGAGCTTCTGCGAGCGAGCAGCAAGTGGAGCCCTACATCACCAGCTTGGCTTTGTACGATGCCAAGGCGAACCGCAAGCTGAGCGAAAATTTCTACTTCAATGTGAATGAGCCCTGGGCGGCCCAACTTCTGCCGAATACCCCGGTTCCTTCCTCAGTGGCTGGCTGTGGAGTTCCTAGAAAATCAGCAGATGGCGATGAAAGAAGCACTGGCTCTCAGGCGCCTCACTCCTTGTTCGATGGGGTATCCGCAGAGTTGCTAAGATCGAATCGCCAGCAATTTCAGCAGCTAAAACAGTGCCTGCTTTCGGTGACCTCTCCACATGCGGATATATATTTG GTGGTGCGTGTGGAGAAACTCCTGCAATGCGGCATAGCCCAGGCAGCTGAACCCTATCTCAAGGCTGGCAAGGATCCCAAGTTGGGCCAGAAGGTCTACAAGGCCGCCAAGAGTTGTGCCCAGCACATAGGTCACTATAGACAGCCCTTTGCCTGGGCAGCTAGACCACTGTTCAAGCAGTACAGCCATGAACTGGATGTGGATCCGCACAAGGAGTTTGAATTCAGTCCCATTTATCGGCAGGAGTTACCCAAACTGAAGGATGAGGAGCTGCTAAAGCTTCTGGTGGACTATCGCAAGCCAGAGAAGCTAAGCAAACTCACCATTATACCGGGTAGCCTGAAGATGCAGATGCAGTTTCTGGACCAAAGCACACCCCAATGTGGCCTGAGTAAATCACTGGCCCCCTTGTCCACCTTTAGCCCCAATTCCAAGCACTCACCCACCATTGAGGTGGCTGAATTTCAGAGTCAGAGCGAGCGAGAGGCTCATCCTTATACGAGTTTCTGCAATCACCTGTATGTGTATCCTTTGAGCTTGCAATTTGATAGCCAGAAGCTGTTCTCGCGAGCCAGGAACATCACCGTGGTGGTGGAGCTAAGGGACAGCGATGGAGAGTACAGCAAGCCTCTCAAATGCATCTATGGTCGTCCTGGACAGGATTTGCTGGTATCCCAGATAGCCTGCCCTGTGCTACATCACAATGTGACTCCCACATGGTACGAGGAGATCAAGCTGCGTCTTCCCTTGGGTCTATTTCCAGAGCATCATTTGCTCTTCTCTTTCTACCATGTGTCGTGTAATCTGAGCAAAAAACGGGATGCAAATGCTGCATTTGAGACGCCTATAGGATATGCCTGGCTGCCGTTGCTACAGAAGAATAGGATTTGtttggaggagcagcagctgccggtGGCAGCCACCTTGCCGGTGGGATACCTCTCCATTCAGCCTCTGGGATGGGGCAAGGGG AACTGCGGTCCGGACATCCAGTGGATAGACAATCAGAGGAATCTCTATACGGTGGGGCTAAGACTGGACTCTACGGTTCTAACGGCGGACCAGCACTTGCACAACTTCTTTGGACATTGCGAAAGACTTCTAGAGGGCGGCAAGACGGGAGCTGTGCcggcggaaacggaaacctGCAAGATCCTTAAGGCAGCTCATGCCATAGATATGCGTTCCTTGATTAACTACCTGCCCACTGTCCTCAATGAGCTCTTCACTCTGCTGGTTCACACCCAGTCCGAGGAGATTGGCCTAAATGTCATCCGTTTGATAACAAACATTATACACTTGATAAGCGATCAAGCCAAGAGGCCGGATCTGCTGGGAGCCTATGTAAAGTACGTGTTTCATGCTCCTTACTACAGTCAGCAAACGGCAAGGCAGAGGACTGTCCATGGAGAGCTCTGCCGGCACTTGCCCTTCCTCCTGAATCCCAGCAATCCCGATTTCCTTATCGTCAACAAATTCATGCGCTACTCTGCCATATTCTTCGATTTGATTGTGAAGAGTATGGCTCAGCATTTGCTGGCCACTGGCAGGATAAGGATGCTAAGGAATGAGAGGTTTCCCAAGGAGTATGCCGATCGGGTGGAGCAACTGATCAAGGTCCTGATGCCATATATCACCACGCGTTATGAGGATCTGGGCGAGGAAACGCATCTGCTAAATCGCTCTCTGGCGAGATTCGTGCGCCAGTGCCTGAGCTACATGGACAGGGGATTTGTGTATCGTTTGATTCGTTGTTATATGGGAGAGTTTGCACCTGGCAATGCCAGGATACTCCACGAGTACAAGTTTAACTTTCTGCAGGAGATTTGTCAGCATGAGCACTATGTGCCACTCAATCTGCCGTTTGTATTGAATCCCAAGAACAGACCGCCAGAGATGATGCAGCACTTTACCCTTTCTGAGCAGTTCTGCCGACAGCATTTTCTGTCGGGTTTGCTGCTCCAAGAGCTGAAGAGTAGCCTCAACGAGGTGGGTCATGTGCGACGACATGCTCTGGGCATCTTCAAGGATCTGCTGGCCAAGCACGAGCTGGATAACCGTTATCAGCAGCGGGGACAACTGTCGCGTATTGCCCTGCTCTATGTTCCCTGGCTCGGTGTAGTGATGGACAACATCCATCGCATCGATGACATGTCCGAGTCCGGAGCCTGTACACCCAATGGCCATGTCTATGCCGACTCGGCTTCCTATACGAAGCGACTGAGCTGCTCCAGCAGTTATGTGTTTAGCAAGGACTCGTCCACTTTTGGTTCTTTGACTTCTACTCCAAGGTCAAAGAATCGCCTCACTCTGCACTGCGATCAGCCGAGTCCCTATCGCACCTCGGTCCACATGAAGGAGCACAACTACCTGGCCGCCATAGCTGGACAGCCCATAAGTAATGGCATCTCCAATCTTTCGCTTAATTCCAACACGGATTCTGGG CACTCCCAGGACACCACTACCATTGGTGCTTATACCAACGGAGATGCCGATGTGGCCCTGCGAAATGGTCATAATCGCTCTGTGAGCGTAACCCATGCACAGATCCTCTCGCGCTGCGACAAGTTCAGCTCAGCGGAGAGCAAGGACTTACTGCTGGGCTTCCTGTTTATCATCAAGCACTTGTCGCAGGATCAAATGGTGGCCTGGTGGCAGAACTGCAATGAGTCCGAGACCCTGCAGTTCCTCTCCATTCTGGATCTCTGCCTGCTGCAATTCCGCTATGTGGGTAAGAAGAGTGTGGTTTTAACTCCAACCGACTCCCGGTCAGGTCGCTCTGCCAAGGCTCACACGCTGCCAGCGAGAACGCAACCTCCTACGGGTTTGGAGAATGGCAAcagccaggagcagcagcagcccaacAGTGGCACCCTCAACCAAACCCGAGAGCATCTCTTGGAAGATATGGACTCACTGGCCAGAAGTCAGTTGGCGCTCTACGAATCCAATTTGGCCACTGAGGTGGGCATGATAATCCTGGACTGCCTCGGCATGTATGTCCTGCAATTCCGGCAACTTCTAGCGGATAGCACTATCCTACCCAAGTTGGCCCGCGTCTATCTAAGATTCCTGCAACTTGGCCAGTCGGAGAGGCTCTCGAAGCACGTCTTTGCTGCTCTGAGAGCTTTTATCAACAACTATGCCGTGGCTTTGTTCAAGGGGAATGCCATGCTTTGCGGTCAAATGGTCTATGAGCTTCTAAAGGCCTGCGATAGCCGCCTGGTGGAAATACGCCACGAGTCCTGTGCCGTACTCTATCTTCTTATGCGCAGCAATTTCGAATTCAGTGGGAGGAAAGCCCTCACCCGAGTCCACCTCCAAGTCATCATTTCCGTCTCCCAAATGATTGGCAATGTGATTGGGCTGAATAATGCCCGGTTTCAGGAGAGCCTGTCCATCATCAACAGCTATGCGAATAGCGACAAGGCCATGAAGGGCACTGGCTTTCCCATGGAGGTCAAGGACTTGACACGTCGCGTGCGCACCGTCCTCATGGCCACGGCTCAGATGCAGGCCCATCACATGGATCCGGAACGTTTGCTGGAGCTACAGTATTCCCTGGCCAATTCGTATGCCTCCACGCCGGAGCTGCGTCACACCTGGCTGGTGACCATGGCCAGGAATCACGAGCAGAATGGAAATCTCTCGGAGGCAGCCTGCTGTCATCTTCACATAGCAGCTCTGATGTGCGAATATCTGCGCTTGAGAGGAGGGTGCAGTCTCAGTTGGTCGTCCACGGCCTTTGGCAAGATATCCAGAAATATTCCATTGGATGAGCAGGGTCTGAAGTTGGATGCAGGGGCCCAGGACTCGCAGTACACAGAGCAAATGCTCTTGGAGCAGCTGAAACAGTGTGCTGATTTCTTGGATCGCGCTGAGAGATTTGAGTGCTTGGGAGAGCTCTATAAGCTTATACTGCCGATGTACGAAAGGGATCGCAGCTTTTTGGAACTGGCCCACTGCTATGAGCACTTGACCCAGGCCTACAACAAGATTGTGGAGGTGAATCGTTCGGGCAAAAGGATGCTGGGTCGTTTCTACCGAGTGGTTTTCTATGGAATG aTGTACTTTGAGGAGGACCATGCTATTGAGTATGTGTACAAGGAGCCAAAGCTAACCTCGCTGAGTGAGATATCCGAAAGACTGGGCAAGCAGTACAGGGAGAAGTTTGGAGCTGATGTGGTCAAGATGATCATGGATTCGTCACCG GTCAAAGTTGATGAATTGGATGCCAAGCTGGCCTACATACAGGTCACCCATGTAATTCCCTTCTTCTCCAAGGATGAACTCGATCAAAGGCTAAACGAATTCGAACAGAATCACGATGTGGACACGTTTATGTATGAAACGCCGTTCACCAAATCGGGAGCAGCTCGGGGCAGCGTCGAAGAGCAATGGAAACGCAAGACGGTCATTAAGA ctcaatactccTTTCCCTATGTCCTTAAACGTATACCAGTGAAAGCCCGCGAGATCATAGAACTGAGTCCCATCGAGGTGGCCATCGATGAGATGCAATCAAAGGTTTCAGAACTGGAGGAGATCATTCTCCCGCCAGCCGATGTCAAGAAGCTGCAGTTGCGCCTGCAAGGAAGTGTGGCGGTGACCGTGAATGCAGGTCCTTTGGCCTACGCTCATGCCTTCCTGGATGCCAAAGTAGTTAATAATTTCTCTGTGGATCGCGTTAGCGATCTCAAGGATGTGTTTCG CGACTTTATTGTGGTTTGCCAGAAGGCTTTGTTCCTCAACGAACGTATCATTAGTGCTGACCAAAAGGAGTACCATCATGTGCTAAAGGAAAACTACGAGAAGCTGTGCCAGGCTCTCAGTGAGTTGCTTGACGATGAGTCCTTCCAGCCGCTAAGCGACGATGCCGACAGCATAAATCAGCGCAACAGCATGGCTTTGTTCAACGCAATCAGCGGCGCATCCCATAACTCAAGTACTGCTTAA